The Arcobacter porcinus sequence CATTTGCTTTAAAATTCTTTCTATTCTCTCTTATTTCAGGAGTTTGTGGAAATGAACCAATTGTTGTAGTTGCAAGTGCATCGTAGTTGAAAAACTCTCTTTGAACTTTTATTCTATCTTCAAATTTATCAGATCTTTCAAGTTTTTTAAGGTTTTTAATTTCATCTTGAACCTCTTTTTTATGAATTCTTGTAGATTCTTCTCTTTTTTTATTATCTTCTTTATTTTTCTTGATACTCGCTTCATCATCTAAAGATAGTTTTTCATTAAAAAATATTTTAGAGATAAGTTTTAGTTCAGTTAATTTTTCTAATGCAAAAGCTAAAGAACTTTTTACCTCTTTATCTAAACTCTCTTCATATTTTAAACTATAAGGAACATGAAGTAATGAACAAGAAGTTCCAATAATTAATCTATCTTTTGGAACAATTTTTGAAATATCTTCTAGTAGAGCAATTTTTTTGTCAAAGTTACTTTTCCAAATGTTTCTTCCATCAATTACTCCAGCAATTAAAACTTTATCTGATTTAGCTATTAAATCTAAAACTTCTTTATTTTTTTCTCCATAAACAAAGTCTAAAGCTAAAGCCCAAATTGGTGTATTTACTAAGATTTTACTAGCTTCATTTGAGTGCTCAAAATATGTACTTACAACAATTTTTATATTTGAAGATACATTTGCTAGTTCATCATATAATGGTTTTAATAAAGATAAAACCTTAGTCTCAACATCTTTTGCAAAAAATGGTTCAGCAAATTCAACCACAATCTCATCATCTAGCTTTGAAATCTCTTCTAATAACTCTTTATAAACAGAAGTAACTCTATTTATATGTAAAAAATTATCACTATTATCAATACTATTTGAAAGTGCTAAATATGTAATTGCACCTATTAAATTTATTTTTGTTTTAATTCCTAGCTCTTTTGCTTCTTTGTATTCTTTAATTACTTTTTTTGAATTTAAAGAGAAATTTGTATCTTTTTCAAGCTCAGGAACAATATAATGGTAGTTTGTATTAAACCATTTAGTCATTTGCATAGCAACTCTTGTATCATCACCTCTTGCCATAGTAAAATATAGTTCACTCTCTTTTAAACCTTGAAATCTTTTTGGAATAGCTCCTAAAAGAGTTGTTGTATCAAGCATATTGTCATAAAGTGAAAAATCATTTGATGATATAAAATCAATTTTTGCTTCTTTTTGATAAGTCCAGTGTCTTTGTCTTAAATTTTTTGAAATAAATTCTACTTCATTAAAATCAACTTTTTTTGCCCAGAACTCTTCTAAAACTCTTTTAAGTTCTCTTTTTTCTCCAATTCTTGGAAATCCTAATACATAGTTTTTTGACATTATTAATCC is a genomic window containing:
- the metE gene encoding 5-methyltetrahydropteroyltriglutamate--homocysteine S-methyltransferase — translated: MSKNYVLGFPRIGEKRELKRVLEEFWAKKVDFNEVEFISKNLRQRHWTYQKEAKIDFISSNDFSLYDNMLDTTTLLGAIPKRFQGLKESELYFTMARGDDTRVAMQMTKWFNTNYHYIVPELEKDTNFSLNSKKVIKEYKEAKELGIKTKINLIGAITYLALSNSIDNSDNFLHINRVTSVYKELLEEISKLDDEIVVEFAEPFFAKDVETKVLSLLKPLYDELANVSSNIKIVVSTYFEHSNEASKILVNTPIWALALDFVYGEKNKEVLDLIAKSDKVLIAGVIDGRNIWKSNFDKKIALLEDISKIVPKDRLIIGTSCSLLHVPYSLKYEESLDKEVKSSLAFALEKLTELKLISKIFFNEKLSLDDEASIKKNKEDNKKREESTRIHKKEVQDEIKNLKKLERSDKFEDRIKVQREFFNYDALATTTIGSFPQTPEIRENRKNFKANAISKEQYENEIKKYIDDCIAFQDEIGLDVLVHGEPERNDMVEYFGELLDGFVFTKNAWVQSYGSRCVKPPVIFGDVSRPKAMTVDWIKYAQSKTKKIVKGMLTGPVTILNWSFVRDDIARSEVTKQIALAINKEVDDLQNAGIKMIQVDEAAFKEGYPLRAENIKNYEKWAVDNFRLSVSSAKIDTQIHTHMCYSDFNDIIKTIEAMDADVISIETARSGNRLLKIFKETNYKNEIAPGIYDIHSPRVPSVEEMVNQIKALIEVLPKEQLWINPDCGLKTRKWPEVKQSLKNLVEAVKIVKNS